The region AGCGAATGCTTGCTAAATAAAAAGGCACGGGCAAAAGCCCGCGCCAGCACTCGCGTCAGCAACTCCTCAATCCTCGCTACTAACTCCTCGCTCCTACTACTAAAAAGCCTACCTCATCTTCGTCCGCTTCACCAGATAGGCTTGCAGAATCTGGTCGAAGCCCTGGGCGATGTCGGCTTCGATGAAGTCGATTTTGTATTGACCGCAACGCATTTTTAGTTCCTGGAAATACGTCTTTACCGCCTGCTGATACGTTTCCCGTACCTGTCCGGGCTGAAGCTTTACTTTTTCGCCGGTTTCCAGGTCGATAAATTCGTAGGGGCGTTCATCGAACGCGAATTCCTCTTCCGTTTTTTTGTCCGTTACGTGAAACAGCAGCACTTCGTGTAAGTTATGGCGTAAGTGCTGTAGGGCCGAAAACAGCGCATCGGCTTTTTCGCTGTTGTCGAACATATCGCTGAAAATAACCACCAGCGACCGTTTGTTGATCTTTTCGGCTACCAGATGAATGACATCAGCCGCCGAGGTTTTTCGTAGCGGTTTAGGCTGCTGCATCAACAGATCCAGTTGCGTAAACAGCTTGTGAACGTGCGACGGCGTCGATTTTGTAGGCGTTTGCAAGTCGATCTGATCCGCGAAGGTGGTCAGGCTCACAGCATCTTTCTGGCGCTGCAGCATATAAGCCAGACACGCGGCCGCCATCACACTGAAGGTCATCTTCCCATACGTAGCTTCGGGGTAATACATCGACGACGATGTATCGATCAGCAGGTGACAGCGTAAGTTTGTTTCCTCTTCGTAGCGCTTGACAAATAATTTCTCTGTCTTCCCAAACACTTTCCAGTCGATGTGTCGGGTTGTTTCGCCGGTATTGTAGAGCCGGTGTTCCGCAAACTCGACCGAAAACCCATGGAAGGGTGATTTGTGCAGCCCTGTAATAAAGCCTTCGACCAGTTGACGGGCCAGAAATTCGACGTTTCCAAACGAACGTACCTGGCTAAGATTAAGGGGTTGTTTCATAAGCTCTTTCGCTTTTTGAATTTAACGCAAAAAGCGAACCGTTCGACATCTCCGGCAGGAATTGCACGGGGAAATATCGAACGGTTCGCAAACGCAGCGGTTAACTGCTTACAGAACGGGTTCCAGCAAGGGCTGAAACTCAACTGGAGTTGTAAACGGCGAAGGCGTCATAGCGACGGCATAGCCTTTGCCAACAACCCGAAGTGATACATTGGCAATCCCTTTGGAAACCATGCCAAGAGCATGGGCGGCTGCCACGGTTAAATCAATAACGCGCCCTTTGGCAAAAGGGCCCCGATCATTGATTCGTACAATTACTGAGCGTTGATTGTCGAGATTGGTTACTTCAACCAACGTGTTTAAAGGTAAGTTACGGT is a window of Spirosoma linguale DSM 74 DNA encoding:
- a CDS encoding conserved hypothetical protein (KEGG: afw:Anae109_4421 hypothetical protein), with product MKQPLNLSQVRSFGNVEFLARQLVEGFITGLHKSPFHGFSVEFAEHRLYNTGETTRHIDWKVFGKTEKLFVKRYEEETNLRCHLLIDTSSSMYYPEATYGKMTFSVMAAACLAYMLQRQKDAVSLTTFADQIDLQTPTKSTPSHVHKLFTQLDLLMQQPKPLRKTSAADVIHLVAEKINKRSLVVIFSDMFDNSEKADALFSALQHLRHNLHEVLLFHVTDKKTEEEFAFDERPYEFIDLETGEKVKLQPGQVRETYQQAVKTYFQELKMRCGQYKIDFIEADIAQGFDQILQAYLVKRTKMR
- a CDS encoding rare lipoprotein A (TIGRFAM: rare lipoprotein A~PFAM: Rare lipoprotein A~KEGG: apa:APP7_1659 possible rare lipoprotein A RlpA-like protein), which encodes MSLIMSIMLFFSNINPAEALPSLIQKGKASFYSKKFNGRKTAYGERVSAEALEGAHRNLPLNTLVEVTNLDNQRSVIVRINDRGPFAKGRVIDLTVAAAHALGMVSKGIANVSLRVVGKGYAVAMTPSPFTTPVEFQPLLEPVL